The Methanotorris formicicus Mc-S-70 region ATGAAACCATAAGGAAAGCCTCATCCTCAGTAACTTTAATTCAAACTGAAAACCATAATATAATAGTAGATACTTCAACTAAAGATAAAAGGGAATTGATAATTGAAGAACTAAAAAAATTAAACTTAGAACCAAAAGATATTGATGTTGTTATAAATACCCATAGACATTACGACCACATAGAGAACAACGACCTATTTGAAAATGCAGTAGTTTATGCCTCACCACAAGAATGTATAAATGAGTGTTTAGGATGCAAACTATACTCAGGAAGTGATGAAGTCAACGAATTTGAACCAATTGAAAAATTTAGGGATGATGAAGTAATTATACTAAAAACCCCCGGACATACATGGGGGAGTATATCTGTAGTTTATGGGAACTATATTGTTGCCGGAGATGCAGTTCCATTAAAAGATAATGCCCTATTAGATATCCCTCCAGCAGTTAGAGTTGATTATAGGTCAGCAAAAGGTAGTTTAAGAAGAATAAAACTGCTAAAAAAGAATATCATAACCGGGCATGATGGGATTGTCTATATCAGTATAACATCCAATAATACTGATGAATCATTCTAAATCCCCAAATACATCATCGTAAAATTCTTCCTCATCTTTAGTCATTTTTTCTTTTTCTTCCATTCTTTCTTTCCAGAATTTTATGAAGTCTATATCTTCTCCCCCA contains the following coding sequences:
- a CDS encoding MBL fold metallo-hydrolase, which gives rise to MIKLLYKGELIREDETIRKASSSVTLIQTENHNIIVDTSTKDKRELIIEELKKLNLEPKDIDVVINTHRHYDHIENNDLFENAVVYASPQECINECLGCKLYSGSDEVNEFEPIEKFRDDEVIILKTPGHTWGSISVVYGNYIVAGDAVPLKDNALLDIPPAVRVDYRSAKGSLRRIKLLKKNIITGHDGIVYISITSNNTDESF